From the genome of Streptacidiphilus rugosus AM-16, one region includes:
- a CDS encoding SDR family oxidoreductase: MDLGLDGRVYVVTAATRGLGLAAAKELVSDGARVVVTGRAKESVAEAVDALGGPERAEGVVADNAAPDTAARLVGAALERFGRLDGVLISVGGPAAGTALGTPESAWREAFESVFLGALRIARAAADVLGEGGAIGFVLSGSAREPIAGLAVSNGLRPGLAMAAKTLANELGPEGIRVFGLLPARIETERVRHLDSLAKDPDAARAAAEAAIPLRRYGLAEEFGRVAAFLLSPAASYLTGVMIPVDGGALHGL, encoded by the coding sequence ATGGATCTGGGACTGGACGGCCGCGTCTACGTCGTCACCGCCGCCACCCGCGGCCTGGGCCTCGCCGCGGCGAAGGAGCTGGTCTCCGACGGGGCGCGGGTGGTGGTCACCGGCCGCGCGAAGGAGTCGGTGGCCGAGGCCGTGGACGCGCTGGGCGGCCCGGAGCGCGCGGAGGGCGTGGTCGCCGACAACGCCGCGCCGGACACGGCCGCGCGACTGGTCGGCGCCGCGCTGGAGCGCTTCGGCCGTCTGGACGGCGTCCTGATCAGTGTCGGCGGCCCGGCCGCCGGCACCGCGCTGGGCACGCCGGAGTCGGCGTGGCGGGAGGCGTTCGAGTCGGTCTTCCTCGGCGCGCTGCGGATCGCCCGCGCGGCGGCGGACGTGCTGGGGGAGGGCGGTGCGATCGGCTTCGTGCTGTCGGGCTCCGCGCGCGAGCCGATCGCCGGTCTGGCGGTCTCGAACGGCCTGCGGCCCGGGCTGGCGATGGCGGCCAAGACGCTGGCGAACGAGCTGGGCCCGGAGGGCATCCGGGTCTTCGGCCTGCTGCCGGCCAGGATCGAGACGGAACGTGTCCGCCACCTGGACTCCCTGGCAAAGGACCCGGACGCGGCGCGGGCCGCCGCGGAGGCGGCGATCCCGCTGCGCCGCTACGGCCTGGCGGAGGAGTTCGGCAGGGTCGCGGCGTTCCTGCTGTCGCCCGCGGCGTCGTACCTCACCGGCGTGATGATCCCGGTGGACGGCGGCGCGCTGCACGGCCTGTAG
- a CDS encoding enoyl-CoA hydratase/isomerase family protein, whose product MTANADNAAEWAEAGVSLEVAGELATVTLCRPERRNAQSPAMWRALAAIGRELPGAVRVVLLRADGVSFSAGLNRQAFTLEGIPGERSFVDLAKSEDADEVIAEYQEGFLWWRRPDLVSIAAVQGHAVGAGFQLALACDLRVVAEDVQFAMKETALGLVPDLTGTKPLVDLVGPARALEICGTGRWVGAEESARLGLANLVVPAAELDAAASDLAAALLASPRNALIETKALLQGASARTLEEQRATERAAQLRRLKDLAGVGE is encoded by the coding sequence GTGACTGCCAATGCCGACAACGCCGCCGAATGGGCCGAGGCCGGAGTCAGCCTGGAGGTGGCGGGCGAGCTCGCCACGGTGACGCTCTGCCGCCCCGAGCGGCGCAACGCGCAGTCGCCCGCGATGTGGCGCGCCCTCGCGGCGATCGGCCGTGAGCTGCCTGGCGCGGTCAGGGTCGTGCTGCTGCGCGCCGACGGCGTCTCCTTCTCCGCCGGCCTGAACCGGCAGGCGTTCACCCTGGAGGGCATCCCCGGCGAGCGTTCCTTCGTCGACCTGGCCAAGAGCGAGGACGCGGACGAGGTCATCGCCGAGTACCAGGAGGGCTTCCTCTGGTGGCGCCGCCCCGACCTGGTCAGCATCGCCGCTGTCCAGGGCCACGCCGTCGGCGCCGGGTTCCAGCTGGCGCTGGCCTGTGACCTGCGGGTCGTGGCCGAGGACGTCCAGTTCGCGATGAAGGAGACCGCGCTGGGCCTGGTCCCCGACCTGACCGGCACCAAGCCGCTGGTCGACCTGGTCGGCCCGGCCCGCGCCCTGGAGATCTGCGGCACCGGCCGCTGGGTCGGCGCGGAGGAGTCCGCCCGCCTCGGCCTGGCCAACCTGGTCGTCCCCGCCGCGGAGCTCGACGCGGCCGCATCCGACCTGGCCGCCGCCCTGCTGGCGTCGCCGCGCAACGCCCTGATCGAAACGAAGGCCCTGCTCCAGGGCGCGTCCGCACGCACCCTCGAGGAGCAGCGCGCCACCGAGCGCGCGGCCCAGCTGCGCCGCCTGAAGGACCTCGCGGGCGTCGGGGAGTAG